From one Bacteroidia bacterium genomic stretch:
- a CDS encoding metal-dependent hydrolase, with translation MEIIYYGHSCFGVKINGKHLLFDPFITPNKLAKHIDINTIPADYILVSHGHEDHIADVVAIAKRTNATVIGSYEVCNWLAQQGVKSIQAMNIGGKWMCDFGKVKCVVAVHSSTMPDGTYGGNPMGFIIESGEGNFYYAGDTALTYDMKLIGEFRKLNFAFLPIGDYFTMGVDNAIIAADFIHCNKIIGMHYDTFPPIEIDKEEAKTKFQRAGKELILMPIGTISNV, from the coding sequence ATGGAGATTATTTATTACGGTCATTCGTGTTTCGGAGTAAAAATAAACGGCAAACACTTGCTTTTTGATCCTTTTATTACACCGAACAAATTAGCAAAACACATTGATATCAATACAATTCCGGCGGATTATATTTTGGTTTCGCACGGACACGAAGATCACATTGCAGATGTGGTTGCCATTGCAAAACGCACAAATGCCACTGTTATCGGAAGTTACGAAGTGTGCAATTGGCTGGCACAACAAGGTGTTAAAAGTATACAAGCAATGAACATTGGCGGTAAATGGATGTGCGATTTCGGGAAAGTAAAATGCGTGGTTGCTGTACATTCCAGCACCATGCCGGACGGTACGTATGGCGGAAATCCGATGGGATTTATCATTGAATCTGGCGAAGGAAATTTTTATTATGCAGGAGATACCGCGCTTACCTACGATATGAAATTAATTGGTGAGTTTCGAAAATTAAATTTTGCCTTTTTACCTATCGGTGATTATTTTACGATGGGCGTTGACAATGCCATTATTGCTGCAGATTTTATTCATTGCAACAAAATTATCGGAATGCATTACGATACCTTCCCTCCTATCGAAATTGATAAAGAGGAAGCAAAAACAAAATTTCAAAGAGCCGGAAAAGAGTTGATTTTAATGCCAATTGGAACGATTTCAAACGTTTGA
- a CDS encoding zinc dependent phospholipase C family protein, with the protein MRKIIFLLFLSTLIFIVVSPNAFSWGFYGHKKIEEMAVFTLPPQMIGFYKKNQDFIVKHSVDPDKRRFKNKREGPRHFIDIDHYGKNPFETIPESWKEAVKKYSEDTLQTYGIVPWYIDKMEYLLTEAFKEGDREKIIHLSSEIGHYIADAHVPLHTTENYNGQFTHQEGIHALWESAIPELEGDQYNYLVGRAKYLDNPLKTAWKAVQESYSEKDSVLNLEMELEKKFSDDQKYTYNSKGKKKYSEAYIEAYSKLLNGMVQRRLRASIIDVGSYWYTAWVNAGQPDLNALLLKEQNNPALQDNENTDKQENTIHPKGHEE; encoded by the coding sequence ATGCGAAAAATAATTTTTCTACTTTTTTTATCCACACTAATTTTTATAGTTGTTTCTCCAAATGCTTTTTCTTGGGGCTTTTACGGACATAAAAAAATAGAGGAAATGGCTGTTTTTACGCTACCTCCGCAGATGATTGGTTTTTATAAAAAGAACCAAGATTTTATTGTGAAACATTCTGTAGATCCCGATAAAAGAAGATTTAAAAACAAGCGCGAAGGTCCGCGGCATTTTATAGATATTGATCATTATGGAAAAAATCCTTTTGAAACTATTCCAGAAAGTTGGAAAGAAGCGGTGAAAAAATATTCGGAAGATACGCTGCAAACATACGGGATTGTGCCTTGGTACATTGACAAAATGGAATATTTGCTTACCGAAGCGTTTAAAGAAGGAGATCGGGAAAAAATAATTCACCTCTCTTCCGAAATCGGGCATTACATTGCCGATGCGCACGTTCCGCTGCATACTACGGAAAATTACAATGGACAATTTACGCATCAAGAGGGTATTCACGCGTTGTGGGAATCAGCGATCCCGGAATTGGAAGGCGATCAATACAATTATTTAGTTGGGCGCGCCAAGTATTTGGATAATCCGCTGAAAACCGCTTGGAAAGCCGTACAAGAAAGTTATTCTGAAAAAGATTCTGTTTTAAATTTGGAAATGGAATTGGAAAAAAAATTTTCGGATGATCAAAAATACACGTACAATTCCAAAGGCAAAAAAAAATATTCGGAAGCGTATATCGAAGCGTATAGTAAATTATTAAACGGAATGGTGCAACGTCGATTGCGCGCTTCCATTATTGATGTTGGGAGTTATTGGTACACGGCTTGGGTAAATGCCGGTCAGCCGGATTTAAACGCTTTGCTGCTGAAAGAACAAAACAATCCTGCTCTCCAAGATAACGAAAATACCGATAAGCAAGAAAATACGATTCATCCGAAAGGACATGAGGAATAA
- a CDS encoding TonB-dependent receptor, producing the protein MKNNFLILLLLLFVGTASAQTFTVSGYVKDSASGEALAGATIAVKELNTGVAANEYGFYSISIPKGDYILICNSLGYPSFTKKIQLNANLKLNIPLHENLQALNTVEVSATKENENVKSVEVGVTKMDIRTIKKIPMFMGETDIIRSILFLPGISTVGEGSSGYNARGGSVDQNLILLDDAPVFNSSHLFGFFSVFNPDAVKDVTLTKGGIPAEYGERLSSVLDIHMKEGDNQKFDFSGGIGLVFSRFAVEGPIKKSKGSFIIAARRSYVDVLAQPFLISDLKGSIFNFYDLTLKANYMLNDKNRVYLSGYMGQDNFGAPGFSFNWGNKTATLRWNHLFNDKLFLNTSAIYSNYNYSLGFSSNNDSNAFKWTSHIISYSIKPEFSFFPNPQNTIKFGLQSSYYNFQPGTAIFTSGGESRNSSLPDKFALESAIYLENEQKIGARLILKYGLRYSFYQYLGSGTAYLYGDTTAGARKPLVGEQNYTSGQVIKQYANPEPRFSAKYDLTESSSLKISYMRTAQYIYLVSNTTASTPLDVWNPATNNIPPQLADQGSIGYYRNFGLHNDYETSVETYYKSMQHQVDYINDANLLLNPYIEGDLLNGIGRAYGVEFYVKKNKGKFTGWISYTLARTELKVDGINNNNWYPQRFNHTHDLNVVTMYDLNERWSFSANFVYMSGTPATFPTDRIELQGYIIPQNVNNSRNNYILPPYDRMDISATLQSKRNHSRKWQGSWVFSVYNVYDRRNPFSIFFQEDPNNPQVTQAVRYSIIGSAIPSIAYNFKF; encoded by the coding sequence ATGAAAAATAATTTTTTAATCTTGCTTTTACTTCTGTTTGTAGGTACAGCATCTGCGCAAACCTTTACGGTGAGTGGATATGTAAAAGATTCCGCAAGTGGTGAAGCGTTGGCAGGCGCCACCATCGCCGTGAAAGAATTAAACACTGGAGTTGCCGCCAACGAATACGGTTTTTATTCCATTTCTATCCCGAAAGGAGATTATATCCTTATTTGCAATTCACTCGGATATCCTTCATTTACTAAAAAAATACAGCTCAATGCCAACTTAAAGCTGAATATTCCTTTGCATGAAAATCTACAAGCACTTAATACCGTAGAAGTGAGTGCTACTAAGGAAAATGAAAATGTAAAAAGCGTGGAGGTGGGCGTAACCAAAATGGATATTCGGACGATAAAAAAAATTCCTATGTTTATGGGTGAAACAGATATTATTCGTAGTATTTTATTTTTACCAGGTATCAGTACGGTTGGTGAAGGTTCCAGCGGATACAATGCGCGTGGAGGTTCAGTAGATCAAAATTTAATTTTATTGGACGATGCACCCGTGTTTAATTCTTCGCATTTGTTTGGTTTTTTTTCGGTGTTTAATCCTGATGCCGTGAAGGATGTAACACTTACCAAAGGTGGAATTCCTGCTGAATATGGAGAACGACTTTCCTCTGTTTTGGATATTCACATGAAAGAAGGAGACAATCAAAAATTTGATTTTTCAGGCGGAATTGGATTGGTTTTCAGTCGTTTTGCTGTGGAAGGTCCGATTAAAAAGAGCAAAGGATCTTTTATTATTGCCGCCAGGCGTTCGTATGTTGATGTACTCGCTCAGCCTTTCCTGATAAGCGATTTAAAAGGCTCTATTTTTAATTTTTACGATTTAACATTGAAAGCAAATTACATGTTAAATGATAAAAATCGCGTCTATCTCTCTGGTTATATGGGACAGGATAATTTTGGTGCACCCGGATTTTCTTTCAATTGGGGCAATAAAACCGCCACTTTGCGCTGGAATCATTTGTTCAATGATAAATTATTTTTGAATACATCCGCTATTTATAGCAATTACAATTATTCATTAGGGTTTAGTAGTAACAACGATTCCAACGCCTTTAAATGGACTTCGCACATCATCAGTTACAGTATCAAACCTGAATTTTCTTTTTTCCCAAATCCTCAAAACACGATTAAATTCGGATTACAATCTTCTTATTATAATTTTCAACCGGGGACAGCTATTTTTACCAGTGGTGGCGAAAGCAGAAACAGTAGCTTGCCAGATAAATTTGCCTTGGAAAGTGCGATTTATCTCGAAAATGAACAAAAAATTGGTGCACGACTCATTTTAAAATATGGATTGCGTTATTCATTTTATCAGTATTTAGGAAGTGGAACTGCATATTTGTATGGCGATACGACTGCAGGAGCAAGGAAACCACTTGTCGGAGAACAAAATTATACTTCTGGGCAAGTGATTAAACAATATGCCAATCCGGAGCCTCGCTTTTCCGCAAAATACGATTTGACAGAAAGTAGTTCCTTAAAAATAAGTTATATGCGAACGGCGCAATACATTTACCTCGTTTCCAACACCACCGCTTCTACGCCATTGGATGTATGGAATCCGGCAACAAATAATATTCCACCTCAACTTGCCGATCAAGGAAGTATTGGTTATTACCGAAACTTTGGGCTTCACAACGATTACGAAACATCTGTGGAAACGTATTATAAATCCATGCAACATCAAGTAGATTATATCAACGATGCCAATTTATTATTAAACCCTTACATCGAAGGAGATTTACTCAATGGCATCGGCAGAGCTTACGGAGTAGAATTTTACGTCAAAAAAAACAAAGGGAAATTTACGGGTTGGATTAGCTATACCTTGGCGAGAACCGAATTAAAAGTGGACGGCATCAATAACAACAATTGGTATCCGCAACGTTTTAATCACACACACGATTTAAATGTGGTAACGATGTATGATTTGAACGAACGCTGGAGTTTTTCTGCAAATTTTGTTTACATGAGCGGAACTCCGGCTACATTTCCGACAGACAGAATAGAGTTACAAGGATATATTATTCCGCAAAATGTCAATAACAGTAGGAATAATTATATTTTACCGCCTTACGATCGGATGGATATTTCGGCTACGCTTCAAAGCAAGAGAAATCATTCGCGTAAATGGCAAGGTAGTTGGGTATTTTCAGTATATAATGTCTATGACAGACGAAATCCTTTTTCTATCTTCTTTCAAGAAGATCCCAATAATCCGCAAGTTACGCAGGCAGTTCGATATTCTATTATCGGCTCCGCAATTCCTTCTATCGCTTACAATTTTAAGTTTTAA
- a CDS encoding mucoidy inhibitor MuiA family protein produces MKKPISLLFSALLLSTMAFAQKEKQITSQIKRVTVFLSGCEITRTANVTIPEGTTQMVLDNLSSEIQQSSIQVSGKGDFVIEAVTPEMNYLHNAEKSPREKQLEDSLKMEKNNLGMLNAQQAVLDEQSRLLTSNEKIGGANIGLSIDELKKAMAYFTSQLMDIKTQTMALADKQEEANKKINRLQDQLNELTQKNNQPTGEILVTVTAKTAVKGSFELTYYIANAGWKPSYDIRVKNTQDSVALTYKADIWQSTNVDWDKADITLSTGNPTQPGTQPTLNSLYVDFHTPPVYSRNGYAPSSPVAASQMEVKSEVGVYEGDVSSQTTANYTAQTSNELSTTFHIQRPFSVPSDAKPHTTEIAVHNINSTYDYYAVPKLDKNAFLIANVTGWDQYKLLAGNANVFYKGTYVGKSYINPENTNDTLKVSLGRDKDIVIERKKVQDYTKEAIIGDHKEVNYTYELTVRNTGSDNIQIIMEDQVPISKQKKIVVKLKDQGDASYNEGTGLLRWKLTLKPDETSKHKFIYNIDYPKDKVIQYE; encoded by the coding sequence ATGAAAAAGCCTATTTCTCTTTTGTTTAGTGCACTTTTATTGAGTACAATGGCATTTGCTCAAAAAGAAAAACAAATCACATCTCAAATAAAAAGGGTAACCGTCTTTTTAAGTGGTTGTGAAATTACTCGCACAGCGAATGTAACTATTCCCGAGGGCACTACACAAATGGTGTTGGATAATTTGTCATCCGAAATTCAGCAAAGTAGTATCCAAGTGAGTGGTAAAGGTGATTTTGTTATTGAAGCGGTAACACCGGAAATGAATTATTTACATAACGCTGAAAAATCGCCTCGCGAAAAGCAATTGGAAGATTCATTGAAAATGGAAAAAAATAATTTGGGAATGTTGAATGCGCAGCAAGCTGTGTTGGATGAGCAATCAAGACTGCTTACTTCCAACGAAAAAATTGGAGGAGCTAATATCGGACTTTCCATTGATGAGTTGAAAAAAGCGATGGCGTATTTTACCAGTCAATTGATGGATATAAAAACCCAAACAATGGCACTTGCGGATAAACAAGAGGAGGCAAATAAAAAGATTAATAGGTTACAAGATCAGTTGAACGAACTGACTCAGAAAAACAATCAACCTACAGGAGAAATACTTGTTACCGTTACAGCAAAAACAGCAGTTAAAGGCTCTTTTGAACTAACTTATTATATTGCGAATGCAGGATGGAAACCTTCTTATGATATTCGTGTAAAAAATACGCAAGATTCAGTAGCTTTAACTTATAAAGCAGATATTTGGCAAAGTACAAATGTAGATTGGGATAAAGCTGATATCACACTTTCTACAGGTAATCCTACACAACCTGGTACGCAGCCAACTCTAAACTCTCTTTATGTAGATTTTCATACTCCGCCTGTTTATAGTCGTAATGGGTATGCGCCAAGCAGCCCCGTTGCAGCCTCACAAATGGAAGTTAAAAGCGAAGTTGGAGTTTATGAAGGAGATGTATCATCACAAACAACTGCCAATTATACAGCGCAAACAAGTAATGAACTGAGTACTACATTTCACATACAACGACCTTTTTCCGTTCCTTCGGATGCGAAGCCGCATACAACGGAAATAGCTGTACATAATATTAATAGCACTTATGATTATTATGCAGTGCCTAAGTTGGATAAAAATGCTTTTTTAATTGCGAATGTCACCGGATGGGATCAATATAAATTACTGGCAGGCAATGCCAATGTTTTTTATAAAGGCACTTATGTGGGTAAAAGTTATATCAATCCTGAAAACACCAACGATACGCTGAAAGTATCGTTGGGCAGGGATAAAGATATTGTGATTGAACGCAAAAAAGTACAAGACTATACCAAAGAAGCGATAATTGGAGATCACAAAGAAGTCAACTATACTTATGAATTAACTGTTCGGAATACAGGTAGCGATAATATTCAAATAATTATGGAAGATCAAGTGCCGATTTCCAAACAGAAAAAGATTGTTGTTAAACTGAAAGATCA
- a CDS encoding DUF4249 domain-containing protein has product MTKKIIFGTLFIVFLFTGCQDVMDIQLNPGQSQLAVDAFLTNKTGTQQIRLTQTANYFDNQPCPAATGATVKVTDNTNNKMYAFTDNANNGNYIWTPTIGDTLGIIGHHYTLSISYSGDNYSATSIMNPVPPIDSITYQLEANRFGSGDKYHAVFYATDIPHIVDFYWIKQFLNGVLDTKPSDINVSQDGSFNNSADDGLLFIQPIRQLRFGTALNVGDSLTVELHAITYQTFIFLQEVRTQTTNGGLFATPPSNVDCNIQKNTSNTLTTPVGWFSTAAVSTKSVVLK; this is encoded by the coding sequence ATGACAAAAAAAATAATTTTCGGAACTCTTTTTATCGTATTTCTTTTTACAGGATGCCAAGATGTGATGGACATTCAATTAAATCCAGGACAATCTCAATTGGCGGTGGATGCCTTCTTGACAAACAAAACAGGAACACAGCAAATACGATTGACGCAAACCGCCAATTATTTCGACAATCAACCTTGCCCAGCAGCTACAGGAGCCACGGTAAAAGTTACGGACAATACGAATAACAAGATGTACGCATTTACAGATAATGCCAATAATGGAAATTACATTTGGACACCTACTATTGGTGATACTTTAGGCATTATTGGACATCATTATACACTTTCCATCAGCTATAGCGGCGATAATTATTCTGCTACTTCTATCATGAATCCTGTACCGCCAATTGATTCCATTACGTATCAATTAGAAGCCAATCGTTTTGGTAGCGGCGATAAATATCACGCTGTTTTTTATGCAACGGATATCCCACATATTGTTGATTTTTATTGGATAAAGCAATTTCTGAATGGCGTGTTGGATACCAAACCTTCCGATATAAATGTGTCGCAAGATGGATCTTTTAACAATTCCGCAGACGATGGCTTACTATTTATTCAACCCATCCGACAATTGCGCTTTGGAACAGCATTAAATGTAGGCGATTCCCTTACGGTGGAACTTCACGCCATCACGTATCAAACATTTATATTTTTACAAGAAGTACGTACTCAAACTACCAATGGTGGTTTGTTTGCAACGCCTCCCTCAAACGTGGATTGCAACATTCAGAAAAATACCTCCAATACTTTAACAACACCAGTCGGATGGTTTAGTACAGCAGCTGTTTCAACAAAAAGTGTAGTATTAAAATAA